From the Purpureocillium takamizusanense chromosome 6, complete sequence genome, one window contains:
- a CDS encoding uncharacterized protein (SECRETED:SignalP(1-17~SECRETED:cutsite=ADA-AV~SECRETED:prob=0.8816)~EggNog:ENOG503NXVF~CAZy:AA7~COG:C) — MLLPLLSTLLLWSLADAAVSPDAKAVCSTLIAKYPKNLVWDTIGPNAGDTITQAAAYNSALFDYWNAASADNRPACAFFPSNAEQVSFAVRTLNAYPSVKYALKSGGHNPNLGYSSVKQGVLIAFRPNSQYAIPAPDGKTVEVGAGCKWEDVYEVLEPLGRTAVGGRLGDVGVTGFMLGGGLSYLSAQYGFGCDNVVEFECVLANGTIVTASRDSHPDLFFALRGGGNQYAIVTKMILKTYEIGDHGSIWGGVRTYGADQHSKILSAIARFTANNTDPKAAIIPNFNYFAAVGVNLPGALVFFFYDGTKVPPGVFDDFNSILSLSDTTKVKKYTVLTQEVLGGDMKGMRFQIRENTFPNMPEKDMTAFLNDHYKKMLKGSSERALQDLLDFRLMSFAVQPMPRGIVKASRDTGGPNALSMEPEQGDRVWVEYDVAWLSPLCDQRCPKSFETLVQSVHDLHVENYSGIPPTNYKEGDVDFISYNPIFMNDAMHGQDVLRSYGNATYDRLKATHEAYDPEGFFAERQGGFKFSS, encoded by the exons atgcttcttcctcttctctcGACACTCCTTCTCTGGAgcctggccgacgccgccgtgtctCCTGACGCCAAAGCCGTGTGCTCTACTCTTATAGCCAAATATCCAAAGAACCTCGTCTGGGACACCATCGGTCCCAACGCGGGAGACACCATCACCCAGGCGGCTGCGTACAACTCGGCCTTGTTCGACTACTGGAACGCGGCGAGCGCTGACAACCGCCCCGCGTGCGCCTTCTTCCCTTCCAACGCAGAGCAGGTCTCCTTTGCCGTGCGCACTCTCAATGCGTATCCGTCCGTCAAGTACGCGCTCAAGTCTGGCGGACACAATCCCAACCTGGGCTACTCGAGCGTCAAGCAGGGCGTGCTCATTGCGTTCCGCCCCAACTCGCAGTACGCGATCCCCGCccccgacggcaagacggtcgaggtcggcgcggGGTGCAAATGGGAGGACGTGTACGAGGTTCTTGAGCCCCTGGGCAGgacggccgtgggcggccggctgggcgaTGTTGGCGTCACGGGCTTCATGCTCGGAGGCGGCTTGTCGTACCTGTCAGCCCAATAC GGTTTCGGATgcgacaacgtcgtcgaGTTCGAATGTGTGCTGGCCAACGGGACCATTGTCACCGCCAGCCGGGATTCCCATCCCGACCTGTTCTTTGCGCTACGCGGCGGTGGCAACCAGTACGCCATCGTCACAAAGATGATCCTCAAGACGTACGAGATCGGGGACCACGGCTCCATCTGGGGCGGGGTGCGCACCTACGGAGCGGACCAGCATTCCAAGATACTGTCCGCCATTGCGAGATTCACTGCCAACAACACGGATCCCAAGGCAGCCATCATCCCGAACTTCAACTACTTTGCCGCAGTGGGCGTCAACCTCCCTGGCGCGCTCGTATTCTTCTTTTACGATGGAACCAAGGTCCCTCCCGGTGTCTTTGACGACTTCAACAGCATCCTGTCGCTCTCCGACACCACAAAGGTCAAGAAATACACGGTCCTTACGCAGGAGGTTCTTGGCGGCGATATGAAGGGCATGAGATTTCAGATTCGGGAAAACACGTTCCCCAACATGCCTGAAAAGGACATGACGGCCTTCCTCAACGACCATTACAAAAAGATGCTCAAGGGATCCTCTGAAAGAGCACTGCAAGATCTTTTGGACTTTCGACTCATGTCCTTTGCGGTGCAGCCAATGccgcgcggcatcgtcaaggcATCCAGGGACACGGGTGGCCCCAACGCCCTCAGCATGGAACCCGAGCAGGGGGATCGCGTATGGGTCGAGTACGACGTCGCCTGGCTGAGTCCGCTGTGCGATCAGCGGTGTCCAAAGTCTTTCGAAACCTTGGTCCAATCTGTGCACGACTTGCACGTAGAGAACTATTCTGGCATCCCTCCCACAAACTACAAGGAGGGCGATGTGGACTTCATCAG CTACAACCCCATCTTCATGAACGACGCCATGCATGGCCAAGATGTGTTGCGGAGCTACGGGAACGCCACATATGACAGGCTCAAGGCCACGCACGAGGCATACGACCCTGAGGGGTTCTTTGCCGAGCGCCAAGGGGGATTCAAGTTTAGCTCATAG
- a CDS encoding uncharacterized protein (COG:S~EggNog:ENOG503Q6QZ~MEROPS:MER0026339), with translation MPYITLRDGAELFYKDWGNPKGPVVTFSHGWPLNSDNFESQMVFFADQGFRVIAHDRRGHGRSSQTWEGNNMDTFADDLQELFEKLNVKDAMMVGHSHGGGEVARFLGKHGTGRVNKAVLIGAVPPLMLKTGANPEGTDKSVFDSFRAAMHKDRAQFFLDVPSGPFFGFNRPGVQRSEGLVRSWWRMGMLSSYKSTYDSIKDFSETDFSGDLESIDVPVLVLHGDDDQVVPFKAAGEKSAKLLPKGKLKVYPGGSHAIHNMQVDEVNKDLLDFYKS, from the coding sequence ATGCCGTACATTACCCTCCGAGACGGCGCAGAGCTCTTCTACAAGGACTGGGGCAACCCCAAGGGCCCCGTCGTCACCTTCTCCCACGGCTGGCCGCTGAACAGCGACAACTTCGAGAGCCAGATGGTCTTCTTCGCGGACCAGGGCTTCCGCGTCATCGCGCACGATCGCCGGGGCCACGGCCGCTCGTCGCAGACATGGGAGGGCAATAACATGGACACGTTCGCCGACGACCTGCAGGAGCTGttcgagaagctcaacgTCAAGGACGCCATGATGGTCGGGCACTCGcacggcgggggcgaggtCGCGCGCTTCCTGGGCAAGCACGGCACCGGCCGCGTCAACAAGGCGGTGCTCATCggggcggtgccgccgctgatgCTCAAGACGGGCGCCAACCCCGAGGGCACGGACAAGTCGGTGTTCGACTCGTTCCGCGCGGCCATGCACAAGGACCGCGCGCAGTTCTTCCTCGACGTGCCGAGCGGGCCCTTTTTCGGCTTCAACCGCCCCGGCGTGCAGAGGAGCGAGGGTCTCGTCCGGAGCTGGTGGCGCATGGGCATGCTGTCGAGCTACAAGTCGACGTATGACAGCATCAAGGACTTTTCCGAGACGGACTTTTCCGGCGACCTCGAGAGCATCGACGTCCCCGTCCTGGTGCTccacggagacgacgaccagGTCGTGCCGTTCAaggccgcgggcgagaaGTCGGCCAAGCTGCTCCCCAAGGGGAAGCTCAAGGTGTACCCCGGAGGATCGCACGCCATTCACAACATGCAGGTCGATGAGGTCAACAAGGACCTGCTCGACTTTTACAAGTCCTGA
- a CDS encoding uncharacterized protein (EggNog:ENOG503P9FU~TransMembrane:1 (i160-184o)) gives MSNPYYHTRDRDADAPEVAQVASPLTAVSNLEGEWQRQYQWTRDAERPPLPSGDTAKEAFNQDADAKYVVPLELKGEYPETATSITSPGTTTTAVPWTPDSERLQPVLSHGGFGSPGSLHGSVTGGPPPPMLPPGGSGATGGEFNENKDGKILGMSRKAFLILVVVIIIIVAAAVGGGVGGAVASKSKSDAAPVTTSSSLPTSSAPSPSTTSSAPTSTSATPSASPTPDVRFLNNETWPKGGVHAFQGFSRENFTGSSTEIFTEEGGHDFQFDLHSYVWVPNINNCCASLCANSTKQGWLGYRCELTKRLESSDPIARVFVWCSQNHTIEYARGKC, from the exons ATGTCGAACCCTTACTACCACACGCGGGatcgcgacgccgacgcgcccgagGTCGCGCAGGTGGCGTCGCCCCTGACGGCCGTCTCCAACCTCGAGGGcgagtggcagcggcagtacCAGTGgacgcgcgacgccgagcgcccgccgctgccgagcggcgacacggccaaggaggccTTCAAccaggacgccgacgccaagtACGTCGTGCCGCTCGAGCTCAAGGGCGAGTACCCCGAGACGGCCACGAGCATCACCAGCCCGGGgaccaccacgaccgccgTGCCCTGGACCCCGGACTCGGAGCGCCTGCAGCCCGTCCTGTCCCATGGTGGTTTTGGAAGCCCGGGGAGCCTGCATGGCAGCGTCacgggcgggccgccgcctcccatgctgccgccgggtGGTAGTGGTGCTACTGGTGGCGAGTTCAACGAGAACAAGGATGGCAAGATTCTGGGCATGAGCCGCAAGGCTTTCCTGATACTCGTCgtggtcatcatcatcatcgtcgctgcggcggtcggtggtggcgtcggcggtgcggtgGCATCCAAGTCAAAGTCAGACGCCGCTCCCGTGAcaacgtcgagcagcttgccTAC ATCgtcagcgccgtcgccttcgacgacatcgtcagCACCGACGTCGACATCAGCCACCccctcggcatcgcccacACCAGACGTCCGGTTCCTCAACAACGAGACCTGGcccaagggcggcgtgcACGCGTTCCAGGGCTTCTCCCGGGAAAACTTCACCGGCAGCTCGACCGAGATCTtcaccgaggagggcggccacGACTTCCAGTTCGACCTGCACAGCTACGTCTGGGTCCCCAACATCAACAACTGCTGCGCGTCGCTGTGCGCCAACTCGACGAAGcaaggctggctggggtACCGCTGCGAGCTGACCAAGAGGCTCGAGTCGTCGGACCCCATTGCGCGCGTGTTTGTGTGGTGCTCACAAAATCACACCATCGAATACGCGAGGGGCAAGTGTTAG